From one Pontibacillus sp. HMF3514 genomic stretch:
- a CDS encoding GNAT family N-acetyltransferase has product MNPILNDVAEELETEQLILRMPKPGDGTAVNAAITASLEEMKPWLGFALDEPSVEDTEVNTRQAHAKFLTRENLRYLIYLKDTEEFVGSTGFHNINWDIPKVEIGYWIDTRLSGKGYMQEAVQKLTDFALDDLGCRRVEIQCESENYRSRAIPEKLGYNLDGILKNDDLSVDGKRLTDTCIYSRVK; this is encoded by the coding sequence GAAGAGTTAGAAACAGAGCAACTTATTTTACGCATGCCTAAGCCAGGTGATGGAACGGCTGTCAATGCAGCCATTACTGCATCACTTGAAGAAATGAAACCTTGGTTGGGGTTTGCTTTAGATGAACCGAGTGTAGAAGATACAGAGGTTAATACTCGACAGGCACATGCGAAGTTTTTGACGCGCGAGAATCTTCGCTATCTTATTTACTTAAAAGACACTGAAGAATTTGTAGGATCTACAGGATTTCATAATATAAATTGGGATATTCCAAAGGTTGAAATTGGCTATTGGATTGACACGAGACTCAGCGGCAAAGGCTATATGCAAGAAGCTGTACAAAAGCTAACTGATTTTGCTCTTGATGATTTAGGGTGCCGTAGAGTAGAGATTCAATGTGAATCGGAAAACTATAGAAGTCGAGCTATTCCAGAGAAATTAGGATATAACTTAGACGGTATTTTGAAAAACGATGATCTATCCGTAGATGGGAAACGCTTAACGGATACTTGTATTTATTCTAGAGTTAAATAG